In one window of Haemophilus parainfluenzae DNA:
- the glgA gene encoding glycogen synthase GlgA yields the protein MRVLHVCSELYPLLKTGGLADVLGALPFAQKEIGIDTRILLPAYPKISAGIENTHVVTEFDNFAGHVVLRYGEYNGVGIYLIDAPHLYWREGNPYHDTDYNDYADNYKRFALLGWVGAELATGLDSWWRAEVVHAHDWHAGLAAAYLFNKGRPAKSVFTIHNLAYQGQFAHHHLHEIGLPEGMFHVNGLELFGQISYLKAGLYYSDMVTAVSPTYAKEITTPDFAYGLQGLLTGLREAGKLVGILNGVDQEIWHPSCDAYIQHHYKLKSIAGKKKNKADLQAYFNLPQQPDALLFVMVTRLTEQKGVDLLIATADEIVKQGGQLAILGSGAKHLEEGICQLAQRYPENISVKIGYDEALSHLMVAGGDVILVPSRFEPCGLTQLYGLQYGTLPLVRATGGLADTVTNCTSETIEASTATGFVFQKAEADDLRSAIQHSFALWQKQRVWARIRNNAMAQDFSWKNAATQYEQLYLGILNA from the coding sequence ATGAGAGTTTTACATGTTTGCTCGGAGCTGTATCCCTTACTCAAAACCGGTGGACTTGCCGATGTTTTAGGGGCATTACCTTTTGCTCAAAAAGAAATTGGTATTGATACGCGTATTTTATTGCCAGCTTATCCAAAAATTTCAGCGGGTATTGAGAACACACATGTCGTGACAGAATTTGACAATTTTGCTGGTCATGTTGTATTGCGTTATGGCGAATACAATGGGGTAGGGATTTATCTGATTGATGCGCCACATCTTTATTGGCGAGAAGGGAATCCTTATCATGATACCGATTACAATGATTATGCCGATAACTATAAGCGTTTTGCTTTATTAGGCTGGGTGGGCGCAGAACTTGCGACAGGCTTAGATAGTTGGTGGCGAGCTGAAGTGGTGCATGCGCACGATTGGCACGCAGGTTTAGCTGCCGCTTATCTCTTTAATAAAGGTCGCCCTGCAAAATCGGTATTTACGATTCATAACCTAGCTTATCAAGGACAATTTGCACATCATCATTTACATGAGATTGGCTTACCAGAAGGGATGTTTCATGTTAATGGTTTAGAGTTATTTGGTCAAATCTCCTATTTGAAAGCGGGGCTTTATTATTCTGATATGGTGACAGCCGTTAGTCCTACTTATGCGAAAGAAATTACCACACCAGATTTTGCTTATGGGTTGCAAGGCTTATTAACGGGTTTACGTGAAGCTGGCAAGTTGGTGGGGATTTTAAATGGCGTAGATCAAGAAATTTGGCATCCAAGTTGTGATGCTTATATTCAGCATCATTACAAATTGAAATCCATTGCGGGCAAGAAGAAAAATAAAGCTGATTTACAAGCTTATTTCAATTTACCACAACAGCCAGATGCACTCTTATTTGTGATGGTGACTCGCTTAACGGAACAAAAAGGCGTGGATTTATTGATTGCGACAGCGGATGAAATTGTGAAACAAGGTGGTCAATTAGCGATTCTCGGTTCTGGTGCTAAACATTTGGAAGAGGGAATTTGTCAATTAGCACAACGTTACCCAGAAAATATCTCAGTAAAAATTGGTTATGACGAAGCACTTTCACATTTAATGGTTGCAGGCGGTGATGTGATTTTAGTACCAAGCCGTTTTGAGCCTTGTGGATTAACTCAATTGTATGGATTGCAATATGGCACATTGCCGCTTGTTCGTGCGACAGGAGGATTAGCGGATACAGTCACAAACTGTACAAGTGAAACCATTGAAGCGAGTACCGCAACAGGTTTTGTATTCCAGAAAGCCGAAGCTGATGATTTACGAAGTGCAATTCAGCATTCCTTTGCCTTGTGGCAAAAACAACGTGTTTGGGCGAGGATTCGTAATAATGCCATGGCACAGGATTTTAGTTGGAAAAATGCAGCCACTCAATATGAGCAGCTCTATTTAGGCATTTTAAATGCATAA
- the dapB gene encoding 4-hydroxy-tetrahydrodipicolinate reductase, with protein sequence MTLKIAIAGAGGRMGRQLIQAVHNAEGAELGAAFERKGSSLVGADAGELAGIGALGIKVSDDLNAEKDNFDLLIDFTRPEGTLEHIAFCVANNKKMVIGTTGFDDAGKAAIQAASEKIAIVFASNFSVGVNLVFKLLEKAAKVMGDYCDIEIIEAHHRHKVDAPSGTALSMGEHIAKTLGRDLKTHGVFCREGITGERKRDEIGFSTIRASDVVGEHSVWFADIGERVEIAHKASSRMTFANGAVRAGKWLEKQSHGLFDMTDVLDLNNL encoded by the coding sequence ATGACATTAAAAATTGCGATCGCCGGTGCTGGCGGAAGAATGGGGCGTCAATTAATTCAAGCCGTACATAATGCAGAAGGGGCTGAGTTAGGTGCCGCTTTTGAACGTAAAGGTTCCTCTTTAGTGGGGGCTGATGCTGGTGAGCTTGCTGGTATTGGTGCATTAGGTATAAAAGTATCAGATGATTTAAACGCAGAAAAAGATAACTTTGATTTGCTAATTGATTTCACGCGTCCGGAAGGCACGCTTGAGCATATCGCATTTTGTGTCGCTAATAACAAAAAGATGGTAATTGGTACTACAGGTTTTGATGATGCAGGTAAAGCCGCAATTCAAGCTGCATCAGAAAAAATTGCCATTGTATTTGCCTCAAACTTTAGCGTAGGGGTGAATCTGGTATTTAAACTATTAGAAAAAGCTGCCAAAGTGATGGGCGATTATTGCGATATCGAAATCATTGAAGCTCACCACCGCCACAAAGTAGATGCACCATCTGGCACCGCACTTTCTATGGGAGAACATATTGCGAAAACCCTTGGTCGTGATTTGAAAACGCATGGCGTATTTTGTCGTGAAGGCATTACAGGCGAACGCAAACGTGATGAAATTGGTTTCTCTACCATTCGTGCATCAGATGTCGTGGGTGAGCATAGTGTCTGGTTTGCGGATATTGGTGAGCGTGTTGAAATTGCTCACAAAGCATCAAGCCGTATGACATTTGCTAATGGCGCAGTGCGTGCAGGTAAATGGTTAGAAAAACAATCTCACGGATTGTTTGATATGACAGATGTGTTGGATTTGAATAATTTATAA
- a CDS encoding phosphatidylglycerophosphatase A yields MNSSPLDKVSLKNPVHLLALGFGSGLIRPAPGTWGSLAGTILGSALLACLGLKIFLILTALCFALGCYLCQKTADDMGVHDHGSIVWDEFVGVFIVLAAIPTLSLPWIVIAFVLFRFFDILKPYPIRYFDQKLESGFGIMVDDVLAAVYAVIVIVILRIVGLPC; encoded by the coding sequence ATGAATAGTTCACCTCTTGATAAAGTTAGCTTAAAAAATCCAGTTCATTTACTTGCATTAGGTTTTGGTTCAGGACTCATTCGTCCTGCTCCGGGCACATGGGGAAGTTTAGCTGGAACGATTTTAGGTTCGGCATTATTAGCTTGTCTTGGACTAAAAATCTTCCTAATTTTGACTGCACTTTGCTTTGCTCTTGGCTGTTATCTATGCCAAAAAACCGCAGATGATATGGGCGTTCATGATCACGGTTCCATTGTTTGGGATGAATTTGTTGGGGTATTTATCGTGTTAGCCGCGATTCCAACTTTATCTTTACCTTGGATTGTCATTGCCTTTGTGCTTTTCCGTTTCTTCGATATTTTAAAACCTTATCCCATCCGTTATTTTGACCAAAAACTGGAAAGCGGTTTTGGGATTATGGTGGATGACGTTTTAGCGGCAGTTTATGCGGTTATCGTGATCGTGATACTACGTATTGTAGGCTTACCATGCTAA
- the yfaE gene encoding class I ribonucleotide reductase maintenance protein YfaE, with the protein MKIHLIQRQITLDFDNQTSLLNFLEQHQIHHEYQCRSGYCGSCRVKIKKGKVSYAEEPLAFIQPDEILLCCCRVESDLEIEL; encoded by the coding sequence ATGAAAATTCATCTTATTCAGCGCCAAATCACCTTAGATTTCGATAACCAAACTTCTCTGCTTAACTTTTTAGAACAACATCAAATTCACCATGAATATCAATGCCGTTCTGGCTATTGTGGTTCTTGTCGCGTTAAGATCAAAAAAGGCAAGGTTTCCTACGCTGAAGAGCCCCTTGCCTTTATTCAACCCGATGAGATTTTGCTGTGTTGTTGTCGGGTGGAAAGTGATTTAGAAATAGAATTATAA
- a CDS encoding NirD/YgiW/YdeI family stress tolerance protein — protein MKKFALATLLALSTSAAFAGFTGNNAQSGFQGGNQGQQLTVKQALSAKDDSMISLVGKITQQVDGDEYLFTDGTGQIKLEIKNRVWNGLNVGPQDKIRVYGKLDNEAFDKAELEVISVEKAQ, from the coding sequence ATGAAAAAATTTGCTTTAGCAACCCTTTTAGCTTTATCTACTTCAGCAGCATTTGCTGGTTTTACTGGTAATAATGCACAAAGTGGTTTCCAAGGTGGTAACCAAGGTCAACAACTAACTGTTAAACAAGCATTATCTGCAAAAGATGACTCAATGATTAGCTTAGTTGGTAAAATCACTCAACAAGTTGATGGTGATGAATATCTTTTCACTGATGGTACTGGCCAAATCAAATTAGAAATTAAAAACCGTGTTTGGAATGGCTTAAATGTAGGGCCTCAGGATAAAATTCGCGTTTACGGTAAATTAGATAATGAAGCTTTTGATAAAGCAGAGCTTGAAGTCATTAGCGTTGAAAAAGCGCAATAA
- the nusB gene encoding transcription antitermination factor NusB has product MTEKKEPVKKVSPRRRARECAVQALYSWAISGNAPEQVELTFVVDQDLKGVDKPYFSRLFRQTVANVEAVDFSMSHYLDRALDELDPIEKAILRLAVYELQFELDVPYKVAINEAIEVAKVFGADESHKYINGVLDKVAPALGRK; this is encoded by the coding sequence ATGACAGAGAAAAAAGAACCTGTAAAAAAAGTATCGCCACGTCGTAGAGCGAGAGAATGTGCGGTTCAAGCATTATATTCTTGGGCGATTTCTGGTAATGCGCCAGAACAAGTGGAACTCACTTTCGTTGTGGATCAAGATTTAAAAGGTGTGGATAAACCTTATTTTAGCCGCCTTTTCCGTCAAACCGTTGCGAATGTAGAAGCCGTTGATTTTTCAATGAGCCATTATTTAGATCGCGCATTGGATGAATTAGATCCGATTGAAAAAGCGATTTTACGTTTAGCAGTTTATGAACTTCAATTTGAGCTAGATGTACCGTATAAAGTGGCGATTAATGAGGCAATTGAAGTGGCGAAAGTGTTTGGTGCAGATGAAAGCCATAAATACATTAACGGTGTATTGGATAAAGTCGCTCCTGCATTAGGTCGCAAATAA
- the qseC gene encoding quorum sensing histidine kinase QseC produces the protein MRNKRLSIRLLTGLSLTALCVWFVATATAWCVVKKEAKDVFDAQLILFAERLANSDLQNILLDEQQDFPRGGFKALKRNYDDDALAFAIFSDKGEQLLTDGDNGDKFIFKFHHGFSESYILDDDDIWRIYWQPAGNGELVIAVGQELEYREELVNKMVFSQTGIWFASLPILLLVAFGVIYRSVKPIRCLSRNVQRRQPGDVSLLETDDIPIEILPLVSNLNQFFARTEQQLKRERRFVSDAAHELRSPLAALRIQTEVAQLAGDDTKTREMALIHLTQGIDRANQLIEQLLTLSRLDNLNELDEQALIDWSEIITSLVSELYFNALNHQIDLSFDYQHSPPIKLGQPLLLSQMLRNLLDNAIKYCPKGTKVRVILQRTKILIEDNGGGVEPEELAKLGQRFYRPAGQNEKGSGLGLSIVARIAELHHYRFYLENIEYQGKIQGLRAVIEL, from the coding sequence ATGAGAAATAAACGACTGAGTATCCGACTCTTAACCGGTTTAAGTTTGACCGCACTTTGTGTTTGGTTTGTGGCTACTGCTACAGCATGGTGTGTGGTTAAAAAAGAAGCAAAAGATGTTTTTGATGCCCAGCTAATTTTGTTTGCTGAACGTTTGGCAAATTCTGACTTGCAAAATATTTTATTGGATGAACAACAAGATTTTCCACGTGGCGGATTTAAAGCATTAAAGCGGAATTATGACGATGATGCATTAGCATTTGCTATTTTTTCTGATAAAGGTGAACAATTATTAACCGACGGGGATAATGGTGACAAGTTTATTTTTAAATTTCACCATGGCTTTAGTGAGAGCTATATTTTAGATGATGATGATATTTGGCGAATTTATTGGCAACCCGCAGGCAATGGTGAATTAGTGATTGCTGTAGGACAAGAATTGGAATATCGTGAAGAGTTAGTCAATAAAATGGTATTTAGTCAAACCGGTATCTGGTTTGCGAGTTTACCTATTTTATTATTAGTTGCGTTTGGGGTAATTTATCGTTCAGTAAAACCAATTCGGTGTTTAAGTCGTAATGTACAGCGACGTCAACCGGGAGATGTTTCTCTGTTAGAGACGGATGATATACCTATAGAAATTTTGCCATTGGTTAGTAATTTAAATCAATTTTTTGCACGTACCGAACAGCAATTAAAACGAGAGCGACGTTTTGTTTCCGATGCGGCTCATGAATTGCGTAGTCCATTGGCAGCATTGCGTATTCAAACGGAAGTTGCCCAATTAGCTGGTGATGATACAAAAACTCGTGAAATGGCGTTAATACATTTAACTCAAGGCATCGATCGTGCTAATCAATTAATTGAACAGCTCCTTACACTTTCTCGCTTGGATAATCTTAATGAATTAGATGAGCAGGCTCTAATTGATTGGTCAGAAATTATTACTTCATTAGTTAGCGAGTTATATTTTAATGCCTTGAATCATCAAATTGATTTGAGCTTTGATTATCAGCATTCGCCTCCGATTAAATTGGGTCAACCACTCTTATTGTCACAAATGTTACGTAATTTACTTGATAATGCTATTAAATATTGCCCCAAAGGAACAAAAGTTCGAGTCATTTTGCAACGAACCAAAATATTAATCGAAGATAATGGTGGAGGCGTTGAACCTGAAGAGTTAGCTAAATTAGGTCAACGTTTTTATCGACCAGCAGGACAAAATGAAAAAGGAAGTGGATTAGGACTATC
- a CDS encoding LysE family transporter, protein MLNLMIIHLVGLLSPGPDFFYVSRISAMSSRREAIGGVIGITIGVLIWATAAVLGLAIIFATMPIIQGIVMMLGGSYLVYLGIKMAKVRTNAVFDEKQNTNVPNQSILTSIMKGLLVNLSNAKVVIYFSSVMSLVLVNITETSQILTALAVITVETFLYFYIISVLFSRSVAKQFYSQYSRYIDNVAGLIFIFFGIYLIYSGVQHALI, encoded by the coding sequence ATGCTAAATTTGATGATTATTCATCTTGTGGGTTTACTTTCTCCAGGCCCTGATTTTTTCTATGTCAGCCGAATTTCTGCCATGAGTTCTCGTCGAGAAGCCATTGGTGGCGTGATTGGGATTACCATTGGTGTATTAATTTGGGCTACGGCTGCCGTTTTAGGACTTGCCATTATTTTTGCTACGATGCCAATTATTCAAGGCATTGTGATGATGCTTGGCGGATCGTATTTAGTTTATCTCGGAATTAAAATGGCAAAAGTAAGAACCAATGCAGTCTTTGATGAAAAGCAGAATACAAATGTGCCAAATCAATCAATCTTAACGAGCATTATGAAAGGCTTATTAGTCAATTTGTCTAATGCTAAAGTGGTGATTTATTTCAGCAGTGTGATGTCATTGGTTTTAGTGAATATTACCGAAACATCACAGATTTTGACCGCGCTAGCCGTGATTACCGTAGAAACTTTTTTATATTTCTACATCATTTCGGTGCTTTTCTCACGTTCTGTTGCAAAACAGTTTTATAGCCAATATAGTCGCTATATTGATAATGTAGCAGGGCTGATTTTTATTTTCTTCGGAATCTATTTAATTTATAGTGGTGTTCAACACGCTTTAATTTGA
- the thiL gene encoding thiamine-phosphate kinase — MSTGEFDLIGRYFSIQQGNQHFVDFSIGDDCAITHIPEGYQLAITTDTMVEGTHFLSSIFPQDLAYKAIATNLSDLAAMGAKPAWISLALTLPEVDENWLSQFSQSLFDTLNQYDVTLIGGDTTKGPLSVTITAQGFVPKGKALFRHNAKVGDLIYVSGTLGDSAAGLNWILQGKSAVDFDSEFLVKRHFHPTPRVELGQALVNVAHSCIDISDGLVADLGHILTRSQCSAEIDLSFLPLSTSLKKTYSLEKAEAFALSGGEDYELCFTIPANKKSEIEKLSQSLNVPCSCIGKIVPQNSNPITFLKDGCVINYQAPSGFDHFKDK; from the coding sequence ATGAGTACAGGTGAATTTGATCTTATAGGGCGATATTTCTCAATACAACAAGGCAATCAACACTTTGTTGATTTCAGTATTGGGGATGATTGTGCGATCACTCATATTCCAGAAGGCTATCAGCTTGCGATCACCACTGATACAATGGTCGAGGGTACGCATTTTTTATCTTCTATTTTTCCCCAAGATTTAGCGTATAAAGCTATCGCGACAAATCTAAGTGATTTAGCTGCTATGGGCGCTAAACCTGCTTGGATTTCGCTTGCACTGACATTACCTGAAGTTGATGAAAACTGGCTAAGCCAATTTAGTCAAAGTCTGTTTGATACATTAAATCAATACGATGTGACGTTAATTGGTGGCGATACAACGAAAGGCCCACTTTCTGTCACCATTACGGCGCAAGGTTTCGTACCAAAAGGAAAGGCTTTATTCCGACATAATGCGAAGGTTGGCGATTTAATTTATGTATCTGGCACGTTAGGTGATAGCGCGGCGGGTTTAAATTGGATCTTACAAGGTAAAAGTGCGGTCGATTTTGATAGTGAATTTTTAGTAAAACGCCATTTTCACCCAACACCACGGGTTGAATTAGGCCAAGCATTAGTGAATGTAGCGCATTCATGCATTGATATTTCAGATGGTCTTGTCGCTGATTTAGGACATATTTTAACGAGAAGCCAATGTTCTGCGGAGATTGATTTATCCTTCTTACCTTTATCTACATCACTCAAAAAAACATATAGCTTAGAAAAAGCAGAAGCGTTTGCATTAAGTGGTGGGGAAGATTATGAGCTTTGCTTTACGATTCCCGCAAATAAAAAATCTGAGATTGAGAAGTTATCTCAATCGTTGAATGTACCTTGTTCTTGTATCGGAAAAATCGTTCCGCAAAATAGCAATCCGATTACTTTTTTAAAAGATGGATGTGTAATCAATTATCAAGCACCATCTGGCTTCGATCATTTTAAGGATAAATAA
- the ribE gene encoding 6,7-dimethyl-8-ribityllumazine synthase, translated as MKVLEGAVAAPNAKIAVVIARFNSFINESLLEGAVDALKRIGQVKDENITIVRAPGAYELPLVARRLAESKKFDAIVALGTVIRGGTAHFEYVAGEASSGLGQVAMQAEIPVAFGVLTTENIEQAIERAGTKAGNKGAEAALTALEMVNLLQQIDAA; from the coding sequence ATGAAAGTTTTAGAAGGTGCGGTAGCTGCGCCAAATGCTAAAATCGCAGTAGTGATTGCTCGTTTTAACAGTTTTATTAATGAAAGTTTATTAGAAGGTGCGGTAGATGCATTAAAACGTATCGGCCAAGTGAAAGATGAGAATATTACAATCGTTCGAGCACCAGGTGCGTATGAACTTCCATTAGTAGCACGTCGTTTAGCTGAAAGCAAAAAATTTGATGCGATTGTAGCATTGGGTACAGTAATCCGTGGTGGTACAGCTCACTTTGAATATGTGGCTGGCGAAGCAAGCAGCGGTTTAGGTCAAGTCGCAATGCAAGCTGAAATCCCAGTAGCATTCGGTGTTTTAACCACTGAAAACATTGAACAAGCTATCGAGCGTGCAGGTACTAAAGCAGGTAATAAAGGTGCAGAAGCTGCATTAACTGCGCTTGAAATGGTGAATCTTTTACAACAAATTGATGCGGCATAA
- a CDS encoding glycogen/starch/alpha-glucan phosphorylase, whose product MIMDNFDSPFLYNRPSLDIEGMKKAIVYKLIFLIGRSPKEASQRDWLNATLHAVRDLVTEGWITTARQSRAEETRRVYYFSMEFLIGRTLSNAMIAEDIYDVAQKALAELNVDLEEIIEKEVDPGLGNGGLGRLAACFMDSLATLAIPAMGYGIRYEYGMFRQKIENGQQVERPDDWLEKGAPWEFMRPSKRFSIDFGGHIYFEGKKCIWNPDEKVTALAYDQMIPGYKNDSASTLRLWSAHGGEVFDLAEFNRGDHLAAVATRSANQNLSRVLYPDDSTWNGRELRLRQEYFLVSASLQDILHRHFRIHGTLDNLADKVAIHLNDTHPALAIPELMRILIDLHGYSWQHAWDVTRRIFSYTCHTLMSEALETWPVEMMAKILPRHLQMIFEINDHFLEYVKTYVTTDMDFIRRVSLIEEGYQRKVRMGWLSVVGSHKVNGVAAIHSDLMVSSTFADFARIYPERFTNVTNGITPRRWLAVANPKLAALFDQYIGSEWRCDLSQIEKLKAFTDKGEFKRAVADIKYDNKVKLAEYVKKTLNIDLDPHALFDVQVKRIHEYKRQMLNVLHIIARYNEMLAHPEKDWQPRVFILAGKAASAYYAAKQTIRLINDVANVINNDERLKGRLKVVFIPNYSVSLAQLIIPAADISEQISLAGTEASGTSNMKFALNGALTLGTLDGANVEILDNVGEDHIFIFGNTVEQVDALRREGYRPFDYYQNDEQLREVIDQIIRGDFSPEEPNRYHSLIQGLQYHDYYQSFADFRSYVKAQKAVDKKYQDRDVWIASTIQNIVNMGFFSSDRTILEYAKNIWKIEPLKLEK is encoded by the coding sequence ATGATCATGGATAATTTTGATTCGCCATTTCTCTACAATCGACCAAGTCTTGATATTGAAGGCATGAAAAAAGCAATTGTTTATAAATTAATTTTCTTAATTGGTCGTTCACCAAAAGAGGCGAGTCAACGTGACTGGCTCAATGCAACTCTCCATGCGGTGCGTGATTTAGTGACAGAAGGTTGGATTACGACTGCACGCCAATCTCGTGCAGAAGAAACTCGCCGTGTTTATTATTTTTCTATGGAATTTTTAATCGGCCGTACACTTTCTAATGCGATGATCGCAGAAGACATTTATGATGTGGCACAAAAAGCCTTGGCTGAATTAAATGTTGATTTAGAAGAGATTATTGAAAAAGAAGTGGATCCTGGTTTAGGTAATGGTGGTTTAGGTCGTCTTGCTGCTTGTTTTATGGACTCACTGGCAACGTTAGCGATTCCAGCAATGGGGTACGGTATTCGCTATGAATACGGTATGTTCCGTCAAAAAATTGAAAATGGCCAACAAGTTGAGCGCCCTGATGATTGGTTAGAAAAAGGCGCACCTTGGGAATTTATGCGTCCATCAAAACGTTTTAGTATTGATTTTGGTGGTCACATTTATTTTGAAGGCAAAAAATGTATTTGGAATCCAGATGAAAAAGTGACCGCACTTGCATACGACCAAATGATCCCCGGTTATAAAAATGACTCGGCATCAACCTTACGTTTATGGTCTGCGCATGGTGGTGAGGTGTTTGATTTAGCCGAGTTTAACCGTGGTGATCACTTAGCAGCAGTTGCAACGCGTTCAGCTAACCAAAACCTTTCTCGTGTCCTTTATCCGGATGATTCTACTTGGAATGGCCGTGAGTTGCGTTTACGTCAAGAGTACTTCTTAGTATCAGCGTCTTTACAAGATATTCTCCATCGTCATTTTAGAATACATGGTACATTGGATAATCTTGCTGATAAAGTGGCGATTCACTTGAATGATACCCATCCTGCATTAGCCATTCCAGAGTTAATGCGTATTTTAATCGATTTACACGGTTATTCATGGCAACACGCTTGGGATGTGACTCGTCGTATCTTCTCTTATACTTGCCATACTTTAATGTCAGAAGCATTAGAAACCTGGCCGGTAGAAATGATGGCGAAAATCTTACCGCGTCATTTACAAATGATTTTTGAAATTAATGATCATTTCCTAGAGTATGTGAAAACTTATGTCACGACTGATATGGACTTTATCCGTCGCGTTTCACTGATCGAAGAAGGATATCAACGTAAAGTGCGCATGGGCTGGTTGTCTGTTGTCGGTTCACATAAAGTGAACGGTGTCGCAGCAATTCACTCAGATCTTATGGTTTCTTCTACTTTTGCTGATTTTGCACGTATCTATCCGGAACGTTTCACCAATGTGACAAACGGTATTACACCACGTCGTTGGCTTGCGGTAGCAAATCCGAAATTAGCGGCTTTATTTGATCAATATATTGGTTCTGAATGGCGTTGCGATTTAAGCCAAATTGAAAAACTTAAAGCGTTTACAGATAAAGGTGAATTTAAGCGTGCTGTTGCAGATATCAAATACGATAACAAAGTGAAATTAGCAGAATATGTGAAGAAAACACTTAACATCGATTTAGATCCGCATGCATTATTTGACGTTCAAGTAAAACGTATTCACGAATACAAACGTCAAATGCTTAATGTGTTACACATTATTGCTCGTTACAACGAAATGTTGGCACACCCAGAAAAAGATTGGCAGCCACGCGTATTTATTTTAGCGGGTAAAGCAGCTTCAGCTTACTATGCGGCAAAACAAACCATTCGTTTAATTAACGATGTCGCGAATGTCATCAATAACGATGAGCGCTTAAAAGGTCGTTTAAAAGTTGTATTTATCCCGAACTACAGCGTAAGTCTTGCACAATTAATCATTCCAGCAGCAGATATTTCTGAGCAAATCTCTCTTGCAGGAACAGAAGCATCAGGTACCAGTAACATGAAATTTGCCTTAAATGGTGCGTTAACATTGGGTACACTTGATGGTGCGAACGTTGAGATTTTAGATAATGTTGGTGAAGACCACATCTTTATCTTTGGTAATACGGTTGAACAAGTGGATGCATTACGTCGCGAAGGTTATCGTCCGTTTGATTATTATCAAAATGACGAGCAGTTACGCGAAGTCATTGATCAAATCATTCGTGGTGATTTCTCACCAGAAGAACCGAACCGTTATCACTCTCTCATTCAAGGTTTACAATACCACGATTATTATCAATCTTTTGCTGATTTTCGCAGTTATGTGAAAGCGCAAAAAGCGGTAGATAAAAAATATCAAGATCGTGATGTATGGATTGCAAGCACGATTCAAAATATAGTGAACATGGGCTTCTTCTCATCAGACCGTACGATTCTTGAATATGCGAAAAATATTTGGAAAATTGAGCCGTTAAAACTCGAGAAGTAA
- a CDS encoding response regulator, which translates to MRVLLVEDDPLIGNGLQIGLTKSGFIVDWFTDGQSGLHALIGAPYDAVVLDLTLPKLDGLEVLKQWRSSNQDVPVLILTARDTLDERIKGIQQGADDYLCKPFALAEVVVRLQALIRRRYGQVNPQIEHGNVKLDPAQRKAWLNEDEITLTGREYKLLELFMLNKGRVLSRTTIEEKLSNWDEELSSGALDVHIYNLRQKLGKQFIRTVHGVGYALGQVNEK; encoded by the coding sequence ATGCGAGTTTTATTAGTAGAAGACGATCCTCTGATCGGCAATGGTCTGCAAATTGGTTTAACAAAATCAGGCTTTATTGTAGATTGGTTTACCGATGGGCAAAGTGGATTACATGCCCTAATCGGCGCGCCTTATGATGCAGTGGTATTGGATTTAACACTACCTAAACTAGATGGTTTGGAGGTATTAAAACAATGGCGTTCAAGTAATCAAGATGTGCCCGTATTGATCTTAACTGCACGTGATACGTTGGATGAACGCATTAAAGGCATTCAACAAGGTGCTGATGATTATCTTTGTAAGCCCTTCGCCTTGGCTGAAGTGGTGGTGCGATTGCAGGCCTTGATTCGTCGTCGTTATGGGCAAGTGAATCCGCAAATTGAGCATGGCAATGTAAAACTTGATCCTGCTCAGCGTAAGGCTTGGTTGAATGAGGATGAAATTACATTAACCGGACGTGAATATAAATTACTCGAGCTTTTCATGCTAAATAAAGGGAGGGTGCTTTCACGAACAACCATTGAAGAAAAATTGTCAAATTGGGATGAAGAATTAAGTAGTGGTGCATTAGATGTGCATATTTATAATTTACGACAAAAATTAGGTAAGCAATTTATTCGAACAGTACATGGTGTAGGGTATGCATTAGGACAAGTTAATGAGAAATAA